GACCTTCGCGGCGCTTGCCGCAACGACCGCTTTCGCAACACCGGCCTTTGCCCAGGCGTCGCTTCCGTCGAACAGCTCCGACACCATCGAGGCGACCGCGCTGCTGATCCAGCCGGCCACGCTGCAGGGCATCGACAACCTCGATTTCGGCACCCTGATCGCATCGCCCGCCGCCACCGGCACGGTCTCGATCAATGCCAATGATGCCACCAGCACCCGCGTCTTCAGCGTTTCGGCTGGTACCCTGACCCAGGGCGCCGGTTCGGCACTGCGCGGTCGCCTGATCGGCAACGGCCTCCCGACCCAGGTCGTCAACATCAGCCGCACGTTCCCGGCGGTCCTGGTCAACCAGGACGATCCCACCGCCACCATGCCCTTCTCGGGCGCGCTCAACGCCGATGCCGCCGACGGTTCGGTGACGATCGGCGCGACCGGTGTGTTCTACGTTTACGTGGGC
Above is a window of Sphingomonas glaciei DNA encoding:
- a CDS encoding DUF4402 domain-containing protein; amino-acid sequence: MRTFLTFAALAATTAFATPAFAQASLPSNSSDTIEATALLIQPATLQGIDNLDFGTLIASPAATGTVSINANDATSTRVFSVSAGTLTQGAGSALRGRLIGNGLPTQVVNISRTFPAVLVNQDDPTATMPFSGALNADAADGSVTIGATGVFYVYVGGTLTVSPNQMPGRYSGLVEVTAAFQ